One region of Bacteroidales bacterium genomic DNA includes:
- a CDS encoding GGDEF domain-containing protein, with protein sequence MFNSATIYIGNLFLFVLSLIVVFLLIRISYFRKLSETDRMTSLMNYHGMCRKIDQLRKHKIPFSLVIVDIDNFKIFNEHSYKLGDDVLKEFAGLIKNTFHEQALLSRFRIGDEFIIVFQNKNLNETKHEIDKFKEVCTNHHFKCLKDFSIHSINFSEGYSEYNATIDSIEKLFSEAEKLLKKNKSQKFPIYN encoded by the coding sequence ATGTTTAATAGTGCAACCATTTATATCGGTAATTTATTTCTTTTTGTATTATCGTTAATTGTAGTTTTTCTTTTGATACGTATAAGTTATTTCCGAAAACTTTCTGAAACTGATCGTATGACCTCACTGATGAATTACCATGGGATGTGCAGGAAAATAGACCAACTCAGGAAACATAAAATACCTTTTTCATTGGTTATAGTTGATATTGATAATTTCAAAATTTTTAATGAACACAGCTATAAATTAGGAGATGATGTTCTAAAAGAATTTGCCGGTTTAATAAAAAATACTTTTCATGAACAGGCATTGCTTTCGCGTTTCCGTATCGGAGATGAATTTATTATTGTTTTTCAAAATAAAAATCTCAACGAAACAAAACATGAAATCGACAAGTTCAAAGAAGTTTGTACAAATCATCATTTCAAATGTCTTAAAGATTTTTCTATTCATTCTATAAACTTTTCGGAAGGTTATTCTGAATATAATGCAACGATTGATTCGATCGAAAAACTTTTTTCAGAAGCCGAAAAATTATTGAAAAAAAATAAATCGCAAAAATTCCCGATTTATAATTAG
- the pruA gene encoding L-glutamate gamma-semialdehyde dehydrogenase, whose protein sequence is MNNAVFNFEDPKNENVLNYEPKSNERSNLIKELEKQSKQQIEIPLIIGGKEIRTGKIGKVVMPHDHKHVLATYHMSTEKEVKLAIDEAMKARKEWADLSWVVRSSILVKAADLMSIRYRFLLNAATMLGQSKNAYQAEIDSACEAIDFLRYNAYFASKIYSSQPKSGFNQLNRMEYRSLEGFVFTVSPFNFTAIASNLNMAPVLMGNTTLWKPATTSILSNYYLMQVFKEAGLPDGVINFVPGSGSLIGGIAIQNKDLGGIHFTGSNKTFNSLWSSVSENLKNYKSYPRIVGETGGKDFVFVHPSAKPLEVAVGIIRGAFEYQGQKCSAASRSYIPKSLWAETKKYLVEMCSEIKIGDVREFSNFMNAVIDESAFDTIMNYIEEAKQSTVAKIITGGKGNKSKGYFIEPTIIETNDPYFKTMQEEIFGPVMTIYVYDDIDLDKTLDLCDSTSPYGLTGAIFSNDRVAAAHACNKLRYAAGNFYINDKPTGAMVGFQPFGGARGSGTNDKAGGELNLLRWTSPRTIKETFAPATDYKYPFMMS, encoded by the coding sequence ATGAATAATGCCGTATTTAATTTTGAAGATCCTAAGAATGAAAATGTATTAAACTACGAGCCAAAAAGCAATGAGCGCTCCAATTTAATTAAAGAGTTAGAAAAGCAAAGCAAACAACAAATTGAAATTCCCCTGATAATTGGAGGGAAAGAAATAAGAACAGGGAAAATCGGGAAAGTGGTAATGCCTCATGATCACAAGCATGTATTGGCAACTTATCACATGTCAACCGAGAAAGAAGTAAAACTGGCAATTGATGAAGCCATGAAGGCACGCAAGGAATGGGCAGATCTTTCATGGGTTGTACGTTCTTCTATACTTGTAAAAGCTGCTGACCTGATGTCAATACGTTATCGTTTTTTATTAAATGCAGCAACCATGCTCGGACAAAGTAAAAATGCATACCAGGCAGAAATTGATTCAGCATGTGAAGCTATCGACTTCCTGCGATATAATGCATACTTTGCATCAAAAATATATTCCAGCCAGCCTAAATCAGGGTTCAACCAGTTGAACAGGATGGAGTACCGTTCATTAGAAGGTTTTGTGTTCACTGTAAGTCCATTTAATTTTACAGCCATTGCTTCAAACCTGAATATGGCACCGGTATTAATGGGAAACACTACTTTATGGAAACCTGCAACCACATCAATTCTATCAAATTATTATCTAATGCAGGTATTCAAAGAAGCAGGACTGCCTGATGGGGTAATTAATTTTGTTCCCGGAAGCGGTTCTTTGATAGGCGGAATAGCTATTCAAAATAAAGATCTTGGAGGTATTCATTTTACAGGCTCTAATAAAACATTTAATTCATTATGGAGCAGCGTAAGTGAAAACCTAAAAAATTATAAATCATACCCAAGAATTGTAGGTGAAACCGGTGGAAAAGATTTTGTTTTTGTTCATCCTTCTGCAAAACCTTTGGAAGTGGCAGTTGGCATAATTCGCGGCGCTTTTGAATACCAGGGACAGAAATGCTCGGCTGCATCGAGAAGCTATATACCAAAATCACTTTGGGCAGAAACAAAAAAATATCTTGTTGAAATGTGTTCTGAAATAAAAATTGGCGATGTAAGAGAATTTTCAAATTTCATGAATGCAGTAATTGATGAATCGGCCTTCGATACAATTATGAATTACATTGAAGAAGCAAAACAATCAACTGTAGCAAAAATCATCACCGGAGGCAAAGGAAATAAATCGAAAGGATATTTTATTGAACCTACAATCATTGAAACTAACGATCCATATTTCAAGACCATGCAGGAAGAAATCTTTGGACCTGTAATGACCATTTATGTTTACGATGACATTGATCTTGATAAAACTTTGGATTTATGCGATTCAACATCTCCTTATGGTTTAACAGGTGCAATATTTTCAAACGACCGTGTTGCTGCAGCGCATGCATGTAACAAGCTAAGATACGCAGCAGGCAACTTTTATATAAACGATAAACCCACCGGCGCTATGGTAGGATTCCAGCCTTTTGGCGGAGCAAGAGGTTCGGGTACCAATGATAAAGCCGGGGGTGAACTTAATTTATTGCGTTGGACAAGCCCACGAACAATAAAGGAAACATTTGCCCCTGCAACAGATTATAAATATCCATTCATGATGAGTTAA
- a CDS encoding aldehyde ferredoxin oxidoreductase C-terminal domain-containing protein: MKNIEEMKARHVLLKEYKYKSAPIDKGYNNRTLYVNVSDNTINEKPVSQQMKEKFIGGKGFGLRLLWDATKPDTKWNDPDNEIVISPGPIAGITQYSGTGKSLVVAISPQTDVVIDSNVGGYFGPFLKFSGFDSLELQGKSEKEVIIVIDGVNSRITIEEAPEETIDSHILAEELTMMYANDEKDRMNVAVVSAGMAAQHSLIGMLNFSFWDPRRKVCRLKQAGRGGIGTVLRDKKIKAIVCKYSGVKGNLNNVVNLEAIAERGKRFNKEIRELDDKQCEMRTKGTAHLVEIMNDYDLLPTHNFKFGSHPKAGGLHSEIWKSKFTQGLPDGCWIGCTMACAKAVDNFELKTGPYKGTKVTVDGPEYETAGSLGSCIGVWEADHVIECNFYCDTYGICTITYGTLTAFIMECYENGILNKERTGGLELNFGNWDAVMEMLHQMARGEGFGKIAGLGVRKMKELFAKNGWGDLKFMQDIGMENKGLEYSQYVSKESLAQQGGYAMTNKGPQHDEAWLIFMDMVNNQIPTFEKKAEALHYFPMFRTWFGLMGLCKLPWNDVEPENNKQTAEPAKVPEHVDNYLTIFTAVTGLPLDNKGLILQSERVYNFQRIFSIRRGYGLRKHDAQPYRACGPVTNEEYESRQERYDKQMKELIGVDPTGKSTTEKVAITRKYREDRYEQLLDAVYQRRGWTKNGVPTIEHLKEIGMDLPELIEVVKPLQ, encoded by the coding sequence ATGAAAAACATAGAGGAAATGAAAGCCAGACATGTATTGTTGAAAGAATACAAATATAAATCGGCTCCCATTGACAAAGGTTATAATAACCGTACATTATACGTTAATGTTTCTGATAATACTATAAATGAAAAACCGGTAAGCCAGCAGATGAAAGAAAAATTTATCGGCGGAAAAGGTTTTGGTTTAAGGTTGTTGTGGGATGCAACAAAACCCGATACAAAATGGAATGACCCCGATAATGAAATTGTAATTTCTCCGGGACCAATTGCCGGTATTACTCAGTATTCCGGCACAGGAAAATCATTGGTTGTTGCCATTTCTCCGCAAACGGATGTAGTTATAGACAGTAATGTTGGCGGGTATTTTGGACCATTCCTGAAATTCTCTGGATTTGATTCATTGGAATTACAAGGAAAATCAGAAAAAGAAGTGATTATTGTGATTGATGGTGTTAATTCAAGAATTACTATTGAAGAAGCGCCTGAAGAAACTATCGACAGCCATATTCTTGCTGAAGAACTCACAATGATGTATGCCAATGATGAAAAAGACAGGATGAATGTTGCTGTTGTATCAGCCGGAATGGCAGCACAGCACAGTCTTATAGGTATGCTTAATTTTAGTTTCTGGGATCCGAGAAGAAAAGTCTGCCGCTTAAAACAAGCCGGTCGTGGTGGAATAGGAACCGTTTTAAGAGATAAAAAAATTAAAGCAATAGTTTGTAAATATTCAGGTGTAAAAGGAAATTTAAATAATGTTGTAAACCTCGAAGCTATTGCTGAACGCGGGAAACGTTTCAATAAAGAAATTCGTGAACTCGACGATAAACAATGTGAAATGCGTACCAAAGGCACTGCTCACCTTGTTGAGATCATGAACGATTATGATTTGTTGCCTACTCATAACTTTAAATTCGGAAGTCATCCCAAAGCCGGCGGACTTCATTCTGAAATATGGAAATCGAAATTTACACAGGGATTACCCGATGGTTGCTGGATTGGATGTACTATGGCCTGTGCAAAAGCAGTTGATAATTTTGAATTAAAAACCGGACCATACAAGGGAACTAAAGTTACTGTTGACGGACCGGAATATGAAACAGCCGGAAGTCTTGGTTCGTGTATTGGCGTATGGGAAGCCGATCATGTTATTGAATGTAATTTCTATTGTGATACATATGGAATATGCACTATCACTTATGGAACGCTTACTGCTTTCATTATGGAATGTTATGAGAACGGAATTTTAAATAAAGAAAGAACAGGCGGACTGGAATTGAATTTTGGAAACTGGGATGCAGTAATGGAAATGCTGCATCAAATGGCACGTGGCGAAGGTTTTGGGAAAATTGCAGGACTCGGTGTTCGTAAGATGAAAGAATTATTTGCAAAGAACGGCTGGGGCGATCTTAAGTTTATGCAGGATATAGGCATGGAAAATAAAGGTCTTGAATATTCTCAGTATGTTTCAAAGGAATCGCTTGCTCAGCAAGGAGGTTATGCCATGACCAATAAAGGTCCTCAGCACGATGAAGCATGGCTGATATTTATGGATATGGTAAACAACCAGATTCCTACTTTTGAGAAAAAAGCGGAAGCTTTACATTATTTCCCAATGTTCCGTACATGGTTCGGTTTAATGGGATTATGTAAATTACCATGGAACGACGTGGAACCCGAAAATAATAAACAAACCGCTGAACCTGCAAAAGTTCCCGAACATGTGGACAATTACCTGACAATATTCACCGCAGTTACAGGATTACCACTTGATAATAAAGGATTGATACTTCAATCGGAAAGAGTATATAATTTCCAGAGGATATTCAGTATCCGCAGGGGATACGGCTTGCGCAAACATGATGCTCAACCTTACCGTGCTTGTGGACCTGTAACTAATGAAGAATATGAATCAAGACAGGAACGTTATGACAAGCAAATGAAAGAACTGATTGGTGTTGATCCAACCGGAAAATCAACTACTGAGAAAGTTGCAATCACTCGTAAATATCGTGAAGATCGTTATGAACAGTTGCTCGATGCAGTTTATCAAAGAAGAGGCTGGACCAAAAACGGAGTTCCTACAATTGAACATTTAAAAGAAATAGGAATGGATTTACCCGAATTGATTGAAGTGGTAAAACCTCTACAATAA
- a CDS encoding histidine phosphatase family protein: MKNEELNGCPGEDTRKTNEKKEKKRVISTSIALREHAEFHNCHTEKSVKEDIAFLKLVYGDKLKLSEHDVTIDFINNLKIISKEIYFFLKNFEIDLNPQSYIKSKYEFITHQIPNADPHLLYLAWNGLIQNDSFRRLLLQIFSISKFSDMLCPQNIPSYGSSLTRYRTKLILADDMATNPDGSRRTIGRTLDDGSGLSMQEAIIWLPNGKAIPMFAQAYVPLNQTQVILIRHGKSIHESGGDNPEFVGSGFWDTWNSNRRIPGICSNFLKEEGIATAKELGKDFKVAVDILDQSGYPLWAWSKDNPIQVYGSESENTEQTARHFLQEAGYTNMTFNAMFGINSQKYGALTFRNKKEITNEAIKIYSGGKEPTPEIQSRVSKMFKNRFYHYPEGETLIEADWRIAYTFVDLLNKNLGKRILLADHSGAIRVFEAIIRTLDFAEYSTIKEAQDSIIALCYQPGRNLRYDYLQKKEYPLRIRKK, encoded by the coding sequence ATGAAAAATGAAGAATTGAACGGTTGTCCCGGAGAAGATACCAGAAAAACAAATGAAAAAAAAGAAAAAAAAAGAGTAATTTCAACCAGCATCGCATTAAGAGAACATGCCGAGTTTCATAACTGCCATACCGAAAAAAGTGTAAAAGAAGATATCGCTTTTTTAAAATTGGTATATGGCGATAAACTTAAACTTTCAGAACACGATGTAACTATTGATTTTATTAATAATTTAAAAATAATCAGTAAAGAAATTTATTTCTTTCTGAAAAATTTCGAGATAGATTTGAATCCGCAAAGTTATATTAAAAGTAAATATGAATTTATAACACACCAGATACCCAATGCCGACCCTCATCTCCTCTATCTGGCATGGAACGGGTTAATACAGAATGACAGTTTCAGAAGACTATTACTCCAGATATTCAGCATTAGCAAATTCAGTGATATGCTTTGCCCGCAAAATATTCCTTCATACGGCTCGTCACTTACAAGATACCGTACCAAGCTTATCCTTGCCGATGATATGGCCACTAATCCCGATGGCAGCAGAAGAACGATAGGGAGAACACTTGATGATGGAAGCGGCTTATCCATGCAGGAAGCGATAATATGGCTGCCTAATGGGAAAGCCATTCCAATGTTTGCCCAGGCTTATGTCCCGCTGAATCAAACGCAGGTAATCCTTATCCGGCATGGCAAATCAATTCATGAATCGGGTGGAGATAATCCTGAATTTGTTGGTTCAGGCTTTTGGGATACCTGGAACAGCAATCGCCGCATTCCCGGAATATGCAGTAATTTCCTTAAAGAAGAAGGAATTGCAACGGCTAAAGAATTGGGAAAAGATTTTAAAGTAGCTGTTGATATACTTGATCAAAGCGGATACCCCCTTTGGGCTTGGTCGAAAGATAATCCGATACAGGTTTATGGCAGCGAATCGGAAAATACTGAACAAACAGCCCGACATTTCCTTCAAGAAGCCGGATACACTAACATGACATTTAATGCAATGTTTGGTATCAATTCACAAAAATATGGCGCGCTGACTTTCAGAAATAAAAAAGAAATCACTAATGAAGCTATAAAAATATACAGCGGAGGAAAAGAGCCTACTCCTGAAATTCAAAGCAGGGTTTCAAAAATGTTCAAGAACCGTTTCTATCATTATCCTGAAGGCGAAACATTAATTGAAGCCGACTGGCGTATTGCATACACATTTGTAGATTTACTGAACAAAAATCTCGGTAAACGAATTTTACTTGCTGATCATTCTGGCGCTATCAGGGTGTTTGAAGCGATCATACGCACACTTGACTTTGCTGAATACAGCACAATCAAAGAAGCACAGGATTCCATCATTGCATTGTGCTATCAACCGGGACGTAATCTCCGTTATGATTATTTACAGAAAAAAGAATACCCGCTTAGAATCAGAAAGAAATAA